The genome window AATGAAAAGGCTATATATGGCAAGTGTAAAATTGATTAATATTGCGAAGTATTTTAACAATAATAGAATATTAAATAATATCTCTGTTGATATTACTGATGGCGAATTTATTGTTATTTTAGGCCCTAGTGGATGTGGAAAATCAACACTATTAAGAATAATTGCTGGTCTAGAAAATTTATCAGAAGGATCTGTAGTAATAGGGGATGAAAACGTATCAACATTGGAACCTAAAGATAGAAAAATAGCTATGGTATTTCAAAATTATGCCCTATATCCACATATGACTGTCTATAATAATATTGCATATGGATTAAAGCTTCACAAAGTTCAAAAATCTACTATTGAAAAAAAAGTTCAACAAGCAGCAGAATTACTACAATTAAAAGATTTGTTGAATAGAAAACCAAATCAATTAAGCGGGGGACAAAGACAAAGAGTTGCTATGGGTAGGGCGATAGTTAGAGAACCAAATGTTTTTTTATTCGATGAACCTCTTAGTAATTTAGATGCTAAATTAAGAACTCAAATGAGATTCGAAATAAAAAATATTCACTCCAATGTCAAAACTACAAGTATATATGTTACTCACGATCAAATTGAAGCAATGACTTTAGCTGATAGAATTATATTACTAAATAAAGGAAAAATTGAACAAATAGGAACTCCATTAGATCTATACAATTCTCCATCATCAATTTTCGTTGCCGGATTTATTGGTAACCCACCCATGAATTTCATTTCATCTGAATTTGCGAAAATATTTTTAAAAAATAGTGACTTACCTATTGACAATTGTATTGTTGGAATCAGACCAGAAAATCTTAAAATTGTTAAAGAAGATGAACCAATGTCAAAAAAAGTTGCAATCAAAATGACAGAATGCATAGGACATGAAACTTTAATTTATGCTTTAGATGAAAAAAGCAATCAAAATATTATTATTAAAACAAGTAATTATCAGATAAAAAATGAAAAATATATCAATATAAAACCAGTAAATGAAAATAACTTGCATTTTTTTTCACACGAAACAGAACAAAGAATTACATTTTGATATTTGAAAAAAAAATGACTGTATTTAAAAGCTTGATCACTATCCTTTGGAAGTAAAGACAGTTCAGTCTTAAAATATTCATGAGAAGAAGGTAATGTTATATAAAACTCAATCATACCATCAGGATATTTAATATTAGAGATTGATTTACAATCTATCTTTCCCCCATGAGCCTCAATTATTTTTTTAACTAAACTAAGGTTAGGAATATTTTTTTCAAAATCTATTAAATTTTCTTTTTTATTTTCTATTAAAAGCAAATTTAAATTACATTTATTCACATAAAATCCATTTGTACCAACCATAAATTTAATATAAACTTTACCTTTATAAAGAATTTCTTTTGTATGAAACCATATACAGCATTCATTAGAAGAATTATCTATTAAATAAAATAATATTTTATTAAAAACTTTTAGCATTTTTTTAACATCAACGTAAAGAAGATTATTATGATTAAATTCATATAAAAAATTAATTGATTTATCATTATAATGTTGTGATATTTCAATCACTGAAATTGCAATAATATTCCTTGCACTAATAGATTTATTTTCTAGTAAATTTTTAATTTTTTTTTAGAAAGAATATTTGTAATAAATTCATAAACTATTTTCAAATTAAAACCCTTTCTTATTAAAATATTTAAAAATCAAAATAAACATAAGTAAGTTATTTAAAATTTAGAATTATAAAACTATATTTATATTCATTTTTTGTTTTTACTAGTAAAATTCTTATTTTAATATTAAAAAATATAAATTTTTTTATTCTATCAATACATAAAATTTTATGTTTATTATATTTAGTTAACCTAGGGAATAAGACTGAATTATTTATGTTCGTAATAAGATATTTTCTTTTGTATATAAAAAATTTTGCCTTATAGTAAATATAAAAAGCATGAACAAAAGTTTCAAAAGAAACTATTAAGTGAATGAATTTAGAAAAAGGTATTATTAAAGATAATACTATTAAAAATAGCGGAAAAATAAATATAAAAAATGAAGATTTTGAAATTTTTACAGACATATACTCCTCATAAAATTCATTACTTTGTATAAATAATTTAAAAACAAAGTAAATTTAACTTTATAATCATAGAATTGAATTTTTTATTTTCTGAAAACTTACCAAATTCATAGGCAGTTAAGTTATAAAATGTTGTCCGTTATCAAAATTTAACTGCTATAAAGAAAAGTAAAAATCCCGAATTATCTATAAATTACTTACAAATAAGGACTCTATGTTTATTTTACAATTAAGAATATTCAACTAACCAATCCACAATTAATTTAGGGAGCTTGTATCTATCCCATTATAATTGTATCAGATACAAAACAAAAGATATATACAAAGAAACCAATTTTTTCAAATATATACGCTTTTTTTGTAAATTTTATTCCTGCTCCAGATAAGCAGGA of Pigmentibacter sp. JX0631 contains these proteins:
- the ugpC gene encoding sn-glycerol-3-phosphate ABC transporter ATP-binding protein UgpC, giving the protein MKRLYMASVKLINIAKYFNNNRILNNISVDITDGEFIVILGPSGCGKSTLLRIIAGLENLSEGSVVIGDENVSTLEPKDRKIAMVFQNYALYPHMTVYNNIAYGLKLHKVQKSTIEKKVQQAAELLQLKDLLNRKPNQLSGGQRQRVAMGRAIVREPNVFLFDEPLSNLDAKLRTQMRFEIKNIHSNVKTTSIYVTHDQIEAMTLADRIILLNKGKIEQIGTPLDLYNSPSSIFVAGFIGNPPMNFISSEFAKIFLKNSDLPIDNCIVGIRPENLKIVKEDEPMSKKVAIKMTECIGHETLIYALDEKSNQNIIIKTSNYQIKNEKYINIKPVNENNLHFFSHETEQRITF